In Arthrobacter sp. SLBN-112, a genomic segment contains:
- a CDS encoding GNAT family N-acetyltransferase, which yields MGELSGNYEIRRFPAVSKGKEGYAEAATWAQAVGFGFHESTRTPEHRERSLATYEADGRIFTGAYQTGSVAPSSLPADVPVATFGTFRKTLNIGFGRMLETQMVTAVTVRTSHRRRGLLRRMMTEDLQAAKDDGIAVAALTASEGSIYGRFGYGVASLERTVKVDTTARFALRHQATGTVEVADPSVLLEVAPVVFDRVHRHTPGSLGRQEWYRQLASGALGRDGKEDPAIKVALHYGPDATIDGYVSYKFLGWDTTPYTVEVIDLVAATDHSYLELWQYLAAIDLVERVTWNEAPVDDPLAWALADARCIDASDSRDMLWLRILDIQQALAARHYPADGRLVLGVDDPLGLTPGTFALTVQGGQAAVERLPEGTAADLELDVSALSSIFLGGVCPVTLKAAGAIVEPTPGAALTARQMFAVERATHCLTHF from the coding sequence ATGGGTGAACTGAGCGGAAACTATGAAATCCGGCGCTTTCCGGCCGTGTCCAAAGGCAAAGAAGGGTATGCCGAGGCCGCAACCTGGGCCCAGGCCGTAGGGTTCGGCTTCCACGAGTCCACCCGCACCCCTGAACACCGGGAACGTTCCCTTGCCACCTATGAGGCCGATGGCCGGATCTTCACCGGGGCGTACCAGACCGGCTCCGTGGCCCCCTCCTCCCTGCCGGCGGACGTACCCGTTGCCACGTTCGGGACCTTCCGGAAGACCCTGAACATCGGGTTCGGCCGCATGCTGGAAACCCAGATGGTCACAGCCGTGACTGTCCGTACGTCCCACCGCCGCCGCGGCCTGCTGCGCCGCATGATGACCGAAGACCTGCAGGCCGCCAAGGACGACGGCATCGCCGTGGCCGCGCTGACAGCCTCGGAGGGAAGCATCTACGGCAGGTTCGGCTACGGCGTGGCAAGCCTCGAACGCACCGTCAAAGTGGACACCACCGCCCGGTTCGCCCTGCGGCACCAGGCCACGGGCACCGTGGAAGTCGCGGACCCCAGTGTCCTGCTGGAGGTGGCTCCGGTGGTGTTCGACCGCGTCCACCGCCACACGCCCGGGTCCCTGGGCCGGCAGGAGTGGTACCGGCAGCTGGCCTCGGGGGCGCTGGGGCGCGACGGCAAGGAGGATCCCGCCATCAAGGTGGCGCTGCACTACGGCCCGGACGCAACCATCGACGGCTACGTCTCTTACAAGTTCCTGGGCTGGGACACCACACCGTACACGGTGGAAGTGATTGACCTCGTTGCCGCCACTGACCACTCCTACCTCGAACTCTGGCAGTACCTGGCCGCCATCGACCTCGTGGAACGGGTCACCTGGAACGAGGCGCCGGTGGACGATCCCCTCGCCTGGGCACTGGCTGATGCGCGCTGCATTGACGCCTCGGACAGCCGCGACATGCTTTGGCTCAGGATCCTCGACATCCAGCAGGCCCTCGCCGCCCGGCACTACCCGGCCGATGGCCGGCTGGTGCTTGGCGTCGACGACCCGCTGGGCCTCACGCCGGGGACCTTTGCGCTGACGGTCCAGGGCGGCCAGGCCGCCGTCGAACGCCTCCCGGAGGGCACCGCCGCCGATCTCGAACTGGATGTCTCTGCGTTGTCCTCGATCTTCCTGGGGGGAGTCTGCCCGGTGACACTGAAGGCTGCCGGTGCGATCGTCGAGCCAACGCCAGGGGCTGCACTTACGGCGCGGCAGATGTTTGCGGTGGAACGGGCAACGCACTGCCTGACCCACTTCTGA
- a CDS encoding hotdog fold thioesterase translates to MTDNFTPGPFAEELAAAGIPDHMHDWLGTFGVGALVVKMGIHFLEMSPERTVATMPVEGNTQVAGILHGGAHVVLAETLGSFAAGMHAGPGRHAVGIEVNATHHRSIANGLVTGTCTAIHLGRTLTTHEVVMTDARGRRLSSARITNMLRDNAG, encoded by the coding sequence ATGACAGACAATTTCACGCCGGGCCCCTTCGCCGAGGAGCTGGCAGCCGCCGGTATTCCCGACCACATGCACGACTGGCTGGGCACGTTCGGCGTCGGCGCCCTGGTGGTCAAAATGGGGATCCATTTCCTGGAGATGAGCCCTGAACGGACCGTTGCCACCATGCCGGTGGAGGGCAATACGCAGGTGGCGGGAATCCTCCACGGCGGCGCCCACGTGGTGCTGGCGGAAACCCTTGGCTCGTTCGCCGCCGGGATGCACGCGGGCCCGGGCCGGCATGCCGTCGGCATCGAGGTCAACGCCACCCATCACCGGTCAATTGCGAATGGCCTGGTAACGGGTACGTGCACCGCTATCCATTTGGGCCGCACCCTCACCACCCATGAAGTGGTCATGACCGACGCCCGGGGGCGGCGGCTGTCATCCGCCCGGATCACCAACATGCTCCGGGACAACGCCGGCTGA
- a CDS encoding L-threonylcarbamoyladenylate synthase, protein MARFFDVHPHDPQPRAIAQAVKIIRDGGLIAYPTDSCYALGAQMGNKEALDRIRSIRHLDDKHHFTLVCRDFAQLGQLVNIGNDVFRSIKAVTPGSYTFILPATKEVPKRLLHPKKKTVGVRIPDNRVVQALLAELGEPLLSSTLLLPDEEDPLTVGWEIKERLDHQVDAVIDAGDCGAEPTTVVDFSSGVAEVVRHGMGDASRFE, encoded by the coding sequence ATGGCCAGATTCTTTGATGTTCACCCGCACGACCCCCAGCCGCGCGCCATTGCGCAGGCAGTCAAAATCATTCGCGACGGCGGCCTGATCGCCTACCCCACGGACTCCTGCTATGCCCTGGGCGCCCAGATGGGCAACAAGGAGGCCCTGGACCGCATCCGGAGCATCCGCCACCTGGATGACAAGCACCATTTCACGCTCGTGTGCCGGGATTTTGCCCAGTTGGGACAGCTCGTGAACATTGGAAACGACGTCTTCCGCAGCATCAAGGCCGTCACTCCGGGCAGCTACACGTTCATCCTCCCTGCCACCAAGGAGGTTCCGAAGCGCCTGCTCCACCCGAAGAAGAAAACAGTGGGGGTACGGATTCCGGATAACCGGGTGGTCCAGGCGCTCCTTGCCGAACTCGGTGAGCCCCTGCTTTCCAGCACGCTCCTGCTGCCGGACGAGGAGGACCCGCTGACCGTGGGCTGGGAGATCAAGGAGCGGCTGGACCATCAGGTGGATGCCGTGATCGACGCCGGGGACTGCGGAGCCGAGCCCACCACCGTGGTGGATTTCTCCAGTGGCGTGGCGGAAGTTGTCCGGCACGGCATGGGCGACGCGTCCCGCTTCGAGTAA
- the polA gene encoding DNA polymerase I, whose amino-acid sequence MAFRAFFALPADKFSTANGQHTNAIHGFTSMLINLIKEQQPTHVAVAFDVSDESTHRKAEYSEYKGGRNETPREMSGQIDLIGQVMEAWGIKTIKMPGYEADDILATLAAMGEKAGFEVLLVSGDRDAFQLITDNVFVLYPKKGVSDIPRMDAAAIEAKYFVSPSRYSDLAALVGETADNLPGVPGVGPKTAAKWINLYGGLEGVLEHIDSIGGKVGDALRENVDAVKRNRRLNQLHTDLDLPVTLDDLFQPRPDQAVLEDLFDQLEFKAIRGRLFALYGDSDAPAAERDSIETPEYSTPADAAELAAFLGTGAGIRSALAVDLVPGRIGEDAAALAIVRGDAAVYVDLTGQDADTENVLAAWLRDPEAPKVMHGFKAALKALAARGLELDGVVDDTSISGYLIEPDRRTYELAELAQHHLNVGIPAATAKAGQLELSFDGGDTAAADALVQAGAVVLALSRFFEDELKERRAEELLSTLELPVSRVLADMERAGIAIDMDKMDEQLADLARVIDQAQEQAFAAIGHEVNLGSPKQLQAVLFDELQLPKTKKIKSGYTTDAASLKNLLEKTGHEFLVQLMAHREAAKLRQMLESLKKSVAEDGRIHTTYAQNVAATGRISSNNPNLQNIPIRSEEGRRVRGIFVVSDGYECLLSADYSQIEMRIMAHLSGDEGLIQAYKDGEDLHRFVGSNIFHVPTDQVTSAMRSKVKAMSYGLAYGLTSFGLSKQLEISVDEARTLMKDYFDRFGAVRDYLRGVVDQARVDGYTATIEGRRRYLPDLTSTDRQLRENAERIALNSPIQGSAADIIKRAMLGVQDELKAQALKSRMLLQVHDELVLEVAAGERAAVEKLVTEQMAAAAELSVPLEVQIGVGPSWYDAGH is encoded by the coding sequence ATGGCTTTCAGGGCTTTCTTCGCGCTTCCGGCGGACAAATTCTCCACCGCCAACGGCCAGCACACCAACGCCATCCACGGTTTTACGTCCATGCTGATCAACCTCATCAAGGAACAGCAGCCCACCCACGTGGCCGTTGCCTTCGACGTCTCGGACGAATCCACCCACCGCAAGGCCGAGTACAGCGAATATAAGGGCGGCCGGAATGAGACGCCGCGCGAGATGAGCGGGCAGATCGACCTCATCGGGCAGGTGATGGAGGCCTGGGGGATCAAGACCATCAAAATGCCCGGCTACGAGGCCGACGACATCCTGGCCACCCTTGCCGCCATGGGGGAAAAGGCCGGCTTCGAGGTCCTCCTCGTCTCCGGTGACCGGGACGCCTTCCAGCTCATCACGGACAACGTCTTCGTCCTCTATCCCAAGAAGGGCGTCAGTGACATCCCCCGGATGGACGCCGCCGCCATCGAGGCCAAGTACTTCGTCAGCCCGTCTCGTTACTCGGACCTCGCCGCCCTGGTAGGGGAGACGGCGGACAACCTGCCCGGCGTGCCCGGTGTCGGGCCTAAGACTGCGGCCAAGTGGATCAACCTCTATGGCGGCCTCGAAGGGGTCCTGGAACACATCGATTCCATTGGCGGCAAGGTGGGCGACGCCCTGCGTGAAAATGTCGACGCCGTCAAGCGCAACCGCAGGCTGAACCAGCTCCACACCGACCTCGACCTGCCGGTCACGCTCGATGATCTCTTCCAGCCGCGGCCGGACCAGGCAGTCCTCGAGGACCTCTTCGACCAGCTCGAATTCAAGGCCATCCGCGGCCGGCTTTTCGCCCTCTACGGCGACTCCGATGCCCCGGCGGCGGAGCGGGACAGCATCGAAACCCCCGAGTACAGCACCCCCGCGGACGCCGCGGAACTTGCCGCGTTCCTGGGCACCGGAGCCGGCATCCGCTCCGCCCTCGCCGTCGACCTCGTGCCCGGACGGATCGGCGAGGATGCAGCGGCGCTGGCGATCGTCCGCGGTGATGCCGCCGTCTATGTCGATCTCACCGGCCAGGATGCCGATACCGAAAACGTCCTGGCAGCGTGGCTCCGCGACCCGGAAGCGCCCAAGGTGATGCACGGCTTCAAAGCGGCGCTGAAAGCCCTGGCGGCCCGCGGCCTTGAACTGGACGGCGTGGTGGACGACACCTCGATTTCCGGCTACCTGATCGAGCCGGACCGGCGCACCTATGAGCTCGCGGAATTGGCCCAGCACCACCTCAACGTGGGTATCCCCGCCGCCACCGCCAAAGCCGGGCAACTCGAGTTGTCGTTTGACGGCGGGGACACCGCCGCCGCCGACGCCCTGGTCCAGGCCGGTGCCGTCGTGCTCGCCCTCAGCCGCTTCTTCGAAGACGAACTCAAGGAGCGCCGCGCTGAAGAGCTGCTGTCCACCCTTGAGCTTCCGGTCAGCCGTGTCCTCGCGGACATGGAGCGCGCGGGCATCGCCATTGACATGGACAAGATGGACGAACAACTCGCCGATTTGGCGCGGGTGATCGACCAGGCCCAGGAACAGGCGTTTGCCGCCATCGGGCACGAGGTCAACCTGGGCTCGCCCAAGCAGCTCCAGGCCGTGCTGTTCGACGAACTGCAACTGCCCAAGACCAAGAAGATCAAGTCCGGCTACACCACGGACGCCGCATCGTTGAAAAACCTCCTGGAGAAAACCGGGCACGAGTTCCTGGTGCAGCTCATGGCCCACCGCGAGGCCGCCAAGCTGCGCCAGATGCTGGAGTCGCTGAAGAAGTCGGTGGCCGAGGACGGCCGCATCCACACCACCTACGCCCAGAACGTCGCGGCCACCGGCCGCATCTCCTCGAACAACCCCAACTTGCAGAACATCCCCATCCGCAGCGAAGAAGGCCGCCGGGTCCGTGGCATCTTCGTGGTCAGCGACGGCTACGAATGCCTGTTGTCAGCCGACTATTCCCAGATCGAAATGCGCATCATGGCGCACCTCTCCGGCGACGAGGGCCTGATCCAGGCCTACAAAGACGGCGAGGACCTGCACCGGTTCGTCGGCTCGAATATCTTCCACGTCCCCACGGACCAGGTCACCAGCGCCATGCGGTCCAAGGTGAAGGCCATGTCCTACGGGCTGGCCTACGGCCTGACCTCGTTCGGCCTGTCCAAGCAGCTGGAGATCTCCGTCGACGAGGCCCGCACCCTCATGAAGGACTACTTCGACCGCTTCGGTGCCGTCCGTGACTACCTGCGGGGCGTGGTGGACCAGGCCAGGGTGGACGGCTACACGGCCACCATCGAGGGCCGCCGCCGCTATCTGCCGGACCTCACCAGCACGGACCGCCAGCTCCGCGAAAACGCGGAACGCATCGCCCTCAACAGCCCCATCCAGGGCTCGGCCGCGGATATCATCAAGCGCGCCATGCTGGGTGTGCAGGACGAGCTCAAAGCGCAGGCACTGAAGTCCAGGATGCTGCTCCAGGTCCATGACGAACTGGTCCTCGAGGTGGCCGCCGGGGAGCGGGCCGCCGTGGAAAAGCTGGTCACCGAGCAGATGGCAGCCGCCGCCGAGCTCAGCGTGCCCCTGGAAGTCCAGATCGGCGTCGGCCCCAGCTGGTACGACGCCGGCCACTAG
- a CDS encoding anion permease, producing the protein MDITFMVALVIALALFFDFTNGFHDTANAMATPIATGAIKPRTAVALAAVLNLVGAFLSTEVAKTVSGGIIREGSGGVQITPEIIFAGLMGAVLWNMVTWLKGLPSSSSHALFGGLIGAAVVGAGFSSVNFESLLQKVILPAVFAPVIAGLAAYVCTRLAYALTARHDPETGNKLTQKRGGFRTGQIFTSSLVALAHGTNDAQKTMGIITLVLIAAGSQAPGSGPQLWVITACALAIAIGTYAGGWRIIRTMGSGLTEVKPAQGFAAETSTASAILASSHLGFALSTTQVASGSVIGSGMGRRGTTVRWNMVGKIALGWLFTLPAAGIVGALTALLVETGPVGVLIAAVAGSAAVLFMFFYSRKSSVGHQNSVEVEEAGQAVRFAKKKAMARARAKAKEQAKAEADAAANTPKENQR; encoded by the coding sequence GTGGATATCACCTTCATGGTGGCGCTGGTCATAGCACTGGCACTATTTTTCGACTTCACGAACGGGTTCCACGACACCGCAAACGCCATGGCCACACCCATCGCAACGGGCGCCATCAAACCGCGGACAGCGGTGGCCCTGGCTGCCGTCCTGAACCTGGTGGGCGCCTTCCTCTCAACAGAGGTGGCCAAGACGGTGTCGGGCGGAATCATCCGCGAAGGATCCGGAGGCGTGCAGATCACCCCGGAGATCATCTTTGCCGGACTCATGGGAGCCGTCCTGTGGAACATGGTCACCTGGCTCAAGGGCCTGCCCTCCAGCTCATCGCATGCACTCTTCGGGGGCTTGATCGGCGCCGCCGTGGTCGGGGCAGGATTCAGCTCCGTCAACTTCGAGAGCCTGCTGCAGAAGGTCATCCTTCCCGCCGTCTTTGCCCCGGTCATAGCCGGCCTTGCAGCCTATGTGTGTACCCGCTTGGCCTACGCGCTCACCGCCCGCCACGATCCTGAGACGGGCAACAAGCTCACCCAGAAGCGTGGCGGCTTCCGCACCGGCCAGATCTTCACCTCCAGCCTGGTGGCCCTTGCCCACGGCACCAATGATGCCCAGAAGACCATGGGCATCATCACCCTGGTCCTGATCGCCGCCGGCAGCCAGGCTCCCGGCTCGGGTCCGCAGCTCTGGGTCATCACGGCCTGCGCCCTGGCCATCGCGATCGGCACCTATGCCGGTGGCTGGCGCATCATCCGCACCATGGGTTCGGGCCTGACGGAGGTAAAGCCCGCGCAGGGCTTTGCGGCTGAGACCAGCACCGCGTCCGCCATTCTTGCCTCCTCCCACCTTGGCTTCGCCCTCTCCACCACGCAGGTGGCATCAGGCTCAGTCATCGGCTCCGGAATGGGACGCCGTGGAACCACCGTCCGCTGGAACATGGTGGGCAAGATCGCGCTGGGCTGGCTATTCACCCTGCCGGCAGCGGGTATCGTCGGCGCCTTGACGGCACTGCTGGTGGAAACCGGCCCCGTGGGCGTGCTCATCGCCGCGGTGGCCGGCAGCGCCGCAGTGCTGTTCATGTTCTTCTACTCGCGCAAGTCCTCTGTGGGCCACCAAAACTCCGTCGAGGTCGAGGAAGCCGGCCAGGCCGTCCGCTTCGCCAAGAAAAAGGCCATGGCACGCGCCCGGGCCAAAGCGAAAGAACAAGCCAAGGCCGAGGCTGACGCAGCTGCCAACACCCCCAAGGAGAATCAGCGATGA
- a CDS encoding VOC family protein has product MPTILNPYLSFRDNAREAMNFYQSVFGGELTMSTFADFQASDDPAEAEKIMHGMLTTTQGMVLMGADTPNSMEYHPGSSISVSLSGDNEAELRGYYEKLSGGGGTVTVPMEKAPWGDVFGMCSDRFGVSWLVNVNGAQATQAP; this is encoded by the coding sequence ATGCCCACCATCCTCAATCCCTACCTGAGCTTCCGGGACAACGCCCGCGAGGCAATGAACTTCTACCAGTCCGTCTTCGGCGGCGAACTGACGATGAGCACGTTTGCCGACTTCCAGGCCAGCGACGATCCTGCCGAAGCCGAGAAGATCATGCACGGCATGCTCACCACCACGCAGGGCATGGTGCTCATGGGCGCCGACACCCCCAACAGCATGGAATACCACCCGGGTTCGTCGATTTCCGTTTCCCTCAGCGGCGACAACGAAGCAGAGCTCCGCGGCTACTACGAGAAGCTCAGCGGCGGGGGCGGCACGGTGACAGTCCCCATGGAAAAGGCGCCCTGGGGCGACGTTTTCGGCATGTGCAGCGACCGGTTTGGCGTGTCCTGGCTGGTCAACGTCAACGGCGCCCAAGCCACACAGGCTCCCTGA
- a CDS encoding 5'-3' exonuclease, with protein sequence MPRRLMLLDTASLYFRAFYGLPDSIRRPDGTPVNAVRGLLDMIARLTTDYQATHLVACWDNDWRPQWRVDLIPTYKAHRVAEAVPGGTDVEVVPEGLEAQLPMIRRTLELAGIAIVGAAEHEADDVVGTYASHAAFPVDVVTGDRDLFQVCDDERNVRVIYTARGMKNLEVVTEETVVAKYKVLPQQYADYATLRGDASDGLPGVAGIGEKTASSLLLKYGTLEGLLAAADEPGPGVSGPVRARLEAAAEYLEAAPAVVRLVRTLELPTLDEAGAQLRPVTGDRRAELEQLAAEWNLGGSVRRLLAALDQHS encoded by the coding sequence ATGCCCCGGCGACTGATGCTGCTCGACACTGCCTCCCTGTACTTCCGTGCCTTCTACGGCCTTCCGGACAGCATCCGGCGGCCGGACGGTACGCCGGTAAATGCCGTCCGCGGCCTGCTGGACATGATCGCGCGGCTCACCACCGACTACCAGGCAACCCACCTTGTGGCCTGCTGGGACAACGACTGGAGGCCGCAGTGGCGGGTGGACCTGATCCCCACCTACAAGGCCCACCGCGTGGCGGAGGCCGTACCGGGCGGGACCGACGTCGAGGTGGTTCCCGAGGGCCTGGAGGCCCAATTGCCCATGATCCGCCGGACCCTGGAGCTCGCCGGCATCGCCATCGTGGGGGCAGCCGAACATGAGGCCGACGACGTCGTGGGCACCTATGCCAGCCATGCCGCCTTCCCGGTGGACGTGGTCACGGGGGACCGGGACCTGTTCCAGGTGTGCGACGACGAACGCAACGTCCGGGTCATCTACACGGCGCGCGGCATGAAGAACCTCGAGGTCGTCACCGAGGAAACGGTGGTGGCCAAATACAAGGTCCTGCCCCAGCAGTACGCCGACTACGCCACTCTGCGCGGGGATGCCTCCGACGGGCTGCCCGGCGTTGCCGGGATCGGTGAGAAGACAGCCTCATCCCTGCTGCTGAAGTACGGCACCCTCGAAGGGCTGCTGGCAGCGGCGGATGAGCCCGGCCCCGGGGTATCCGGTCCGGTCCGGGCCAGGCTGGAAGCCGCCGCCGAATACCTGGAAGCAGCCCCCGCCGTCGTACGCCTGGTCCGCACCCTGGAGCTGCCCACCCTCGACGAGGCGGGCGCCCAGCTGCGGCCCGTGACCGGCGACCGCAGGGCCGAGCTGGAGCAGTTGGCCGCCGAGTGGAACCTCGGCGGCTCCGTCCGCCGGCTGCTGGCCGCACTGGACCAGCACTCCTGA
- the ligD gene encoding non-homologous end-joining DNA ligase → MASEQTTITVPGPEGPREMRISSPSRVLWPDLGLTKLDLVNYICDVGGAFIAANGDRPVALQRFSGNIDGEQFFSKNPPKGTPDFIRSVKVVYPSARSHPQLVLDEPAAAVWAVQMNTVVFHPWPSRAENTDNPDQLRIDLDPQPGTDFGDAVPAALVLKDVLAEAGLTGFIKTSGNRGLHVYAPIEPTREFLDVRHAVIAAAREVERRIPDKVTTAWWKEERGRRVFLDFNQANRDRTIAGAYSPRALPHAPVSCPITWAELEHADPKDFTVLTVPERLKTVGDPWADFHANPGTIDTLLEWWDRDCKDGLGEMPFPPDYPKMPGEPPRVQPSRARKQD, encoded by the coding sequence ATGGCGAGTGAACAAACCACCATCACGGTTCCCGGTCCCGAAGGTCCGCGCGAAATGCGCATTTCCAGTCCAAGCCGCGTTCTCTGGCCCGACCTCGGATTGACCAAACTGGACCTGGTGAACTACATCTGCGACGTCGGCGGGGCGTTCATCGCAGCGAACGGAGACCGGCCGGTGGCGCTGCAGAGGTTCTCCGGCAACATCGACGGCGAGCAGTTCTTCTCCAAGAATCCGCCCAAGGGCACCCCCGACTTCATCCGCTCCGTGAAAGTCGTCTACCCCAGCGCCAGGTCCCACCCGCAACTGGTGTTGGACGAGCCCGCGGCCGCCGTCTGGGCCGTCCAGATGAACACGGTGGTGTTCCACCCCTGGCCGTCCCGGGCAGAAAACACCGACAACCCGGACCAACTGCGCATCGACCTTGACCCGCAACCCGGAACAGACTTCGGCGACGCCGTCCCCGCCGCCCTGGTCCTCAAGGACGTCCTCGCCGAAGCGGGCCTTACCGGCTTCATCAAGACCTCCGGAAACCGCGGCCTGCACGTCTACGCACCCATCGAACCAACCCGCGAGTTCCTCGATGTCCGCCACGCCGTCATCGCCGCGGCCCGTGAAGTTGAGCGCCGCATCCCGGACAAGGTCACTACCGCCTGGTGGAAGGAAGAACGGGGGCGCCGGGTGTTCCTCGACTTCAACCAGGCCAACCGTGACCGCACCATCGCGGGCGCCTACAGCCCGCGCGCGCTGCCGCACGCCCCGGTGTCCTGCCCCATCACCTGGGCGGAACTGGAACACGCCGATCCGAAGGACTTCACCGTCCTCACCGTCCCGGAGCGGCTGAAGACCGTCGGCGACCCCTGGGCTGACTTCCACGCCAACCCCGGCACCATCGACACCCTGCTGGAGTGGTGGGACCGCGACTGCAAGGACGGCCTGGGGGAGATGCCCTTCCCGCCGGACTACCCCAAGATGCCGGGCGAACCGCCCAGGGTGCAGCCCAGCCGGGCGCGCAAACAGGACTGA
- a CDS encoding dihydrofolate reductase family protein, which produces MPRIQYFVAASLDGFIATSTDDLGWLLQFDGFEGGAESYDAFIAGVGCIVMGGETYAWLQEHDAGTWPYAGTPAYVFTHHEYTAPDGADVTFVRGDVAEFIPDFRESAQGRNIWVVGGGNLAAQFADAGLLDEIILSLIPVVLGEGKRLLPLAGPTPPLELAASRTLGRGIVELRYLLAGGTAGPGTA; this is translated from the coding sequence ATGCCGCGCATCCAATATTTCGTAGCCGCGTCCCTGGACGGGTTCATCGCCACGTCCACGGACGATCTCGGCTGGCTCCTGCAGTTCGACGGCTTCGAGGGCGGAGCGGAGAGCTACGACGCCTTCATAGCCGGGGTGGGATGCATTGTCATGGGCGGGGAGACCTACGCCTGGCTGCAGGAGCATGACGCCGGAACTTGGCCATATGCGGGCACGCCAGCCTATGTTTTCACGCACCACGAGTACACAGCCCCCGATGGCGCCGACGTCACGTTCGTCCGCGGAGACGTGGCCGAGTTCATTCCCGACTTCCGGGAGTCCGCGCAAGGCCGGAACATCTGGGTGGTGGGCGGCGGCAACCTGGCAGCCCAGTTTGCGGATGCCGGCCTGCTGGATGAGATCATCCTCTCCCTTATTCCGGTGGTGTTGGGGGAGGGTAAGCGGCTCCTGCCGCTGGCGGGCCCGACGCCGCCCCTTGAGCTGGCTGCCTCCCGCACCCTGGGCAGGGGGATCGTCGAGTTGCGCTACCTGCTGGCCGGGGGAACAGCCGGTCCTGGCACTGCCTGA
- a CDS encoding flavin reductase family protein has protein sequence MTATPDLAPRRLRDIFGTFASGLTVITGSAPEGPAGFTCQSFASLSLEPALVTFSPARTSTTWPVLRRAGSFTINILPAEHQHLAGQFARSGADKFAGVTYRSSPLGNPVLDDALAWLDCELHAEHDGGDHTIVVAAVRDLDARVDAEPLLFFKGRYAGIAPAERLLEAAG, from the coding sequence ATGACTGCCACACCAGATCTCGCTCCGCGCCGGCTTCGGGATATTTTTGGAACCTTTGCCAGCGGCCTGACGGTAATTACCGGTTCCGCCCCTGAGGGGCCGGCCGGCTTTACCTGCCAGTCATTCGCGTCCCTGTCCCTTGAGCCGGCGCTCGTCACCTTCAGTCCGGCGCGTACGTCCACCACGTGGCCTGTGCTGCGCCGTGCCGGCTCCTTCACCATCAACATCCTCCCGGCCGAACACCAGCACCTTGCGGGGCAGTTCGCCCGCTCGGGGGCGGACAAATTCGCCGGGGTCACCTACAGGTCGTCGCCCCTGGGCAACCCCGTCCTGGATGACGCGCTTGCCTGGCTCGACTGTGAACTGCACGCAGAGCACGACGGCGGCGACCACACCATCGTGGTGGCTGCGGTGCGGGATCTGGATGCCCGGGTGGACGCTGAGCCCTTGTTGTTCTTCAAGGGGCGCTACGCAGGGATCGCGCCGGCGGAGCGCCTGCTGGAAGCCGCGGGCTGA